The genomic DNA NNNNNNNNNNNNNNNNNNNNNNNNNNNNNNNNNNNNNNNNNNNNNNNNNNNNNNNNNNNNNNNNNNNNNNNNNNNNNNNNNNNNNNNNNNNNNNNNNNNNNNNNNNNNNNNNNNNNNNNNNNNNNNNNNNNNNNNNNNNNNNNNNNNNNNNNNNNNNNNNNNNNNNNNNNNNNNNNNNNNNNNNNNNNNNNNNNNNNNNNNNNNNNNNNNNNNNNNNNNNNNNNNNNNNNNNNNNNNNNNNNNNNNNNNNNNNNNNNNNNNNNNNNNNNNNNNNNNNNNNNNNNNNNNNNNNNNNNNNNNNNNNNNNNNNNNNNNNNNNNNNNNNNNNNNNNNNNNNNNNNNNNNNNNNNNNNNNNNNNNNNNNNNNNNNNNNNNNNNNNNNNNNNNNNNNNNNNNNNNNNNNNNNNNNNNNNNNNNNNNNNNNNNNNNNNNNNNNNNNNNNNNNNNNNNNNNNNNNNNNNNNNNNNNNNNNNNNNNNNNNNNNNNNNNNNNNNNNNNNNNNNNNNNNNNNNNNNNNNNNNNNNNNNNNNNNNNNNNNNNNNNNNNNNNNNNNNNNNNNNNNNNNNNNNNNNNNNNNNNNNNNNNNNNNNNNNNNNNNNNNNNNNNNNNNNNNNNNNNNNNNNNNNNNNNNNNNNNNNNNNNNNNNNNNAAAGCAAGGGAACACATATATGAGATGCATGAGAGGTGCAAGAAGATTAAGGAGATGTGGGCGTTACCTATTCGTCCTTATGGATTCTGGACGTTTGAGCGTCACAATGCTCAGCTTCGTTGGGATCCTCAGATCAGTCAGGTTGCTGGTCGAAGGGATCCTTATGATGATCTCCTTCAGGACAACTACACTCCtccttcttcgtcgtcttcagACTAATCAAACAATGGTGAGTTTCTTATATGCTTTTGTCTCTCGGTTGGTAGAGGAATTTGTGTTGGTTTAATATATGACTTAACGAATCCTTGGATCACCAGCATAGTGACGAGTTTGTACATCTTTTCTCCTTCACATTTGTTCTTAGAATTTGTGGTCTTACTTGGTACTTATCGACAGTTTTGTCTCTGTCAATAGAGGATTGTGTGTTGGTTGATATATGATTATACTTTTTATGTTGTTAGCAATGGGTTGAACTATTAGTGTTTACACTAGCTTTCGAATTGTGGGTCTAAGCTGTATTGATGATGGGTTGGTTGATAGTTTCTATTATGTAGCAAATCTTTGTTTAACTTTCATAGTTACCTGGAGCAAAGTATATATTGTACATCTGATGAGTCTATACGCCTCTCTTACTAAACATATGTGCTTGAAATCTGCAGTGCTTTCCTCTTATCTATTTACAGTTTCAGCTTCATTAATGTCTCCTGTAGGCACAACTAGAATTAGCTGCTGTGTGAGAAGTTGAAACTCAGTTTTCGACCTGTTTGTTTTGTCTGGTGCAGGAAGATGCGTTATGCTCTCTGGATTGATGGATGCATATGTCTGTTTTCAAGCTATTTTTCAGTATTGTACTTCCTTTGTTTCCATTTGTTCATCAGGGAGCTTGGTACAAACTCAAATAATAGCTCAAAGACTCGTTTACGAATGGGAGAGAAATACTTGTTGGCTTTTTTAGTAAAGTTGTTTTGATTGTCCATCTTTGATATGAAATATTAAGTTCTGCTATATGACCATTATGAAGTTTTGTTGCTAAAATTGTCTCTTTTGATTAAAAATGATAGAAACACACACATCACTTTTTTCACACTACCACCAAGTTTTGTAATGgaacaaaaaggaaaagcaGAGGTCCTTAGATGAAAAACAGAGGCCCTAAGGCCATTTACATATGTAACCAAACCCAACAAACCAAATCACACAATGTTTTCAATCCTACACTAAATCAGAGGATGATTTATCTCCATCAACAGTAGCTGTATCTTCTCCTTTGTTTCCATCAACAGTAGCTGtatcttctcctttcttcttctgctctgcATCCTGTTTCGCACAAGCCTTCACAATATCATCAGCAGGGGCCATTGGAAGATAGCCAACCAAAGAGTAACCCATCTGAGACATATCAGTCACCAAACACGTTTGCAGCCACGGATGAAGCTTTCTCCCCCACTGCATGAATTGGTTTGTACCGGTTAAGTTTAGCCCAGACCTTAATCTAGTTGATAACAACGAAACACTTGTACTCAGTCGCAGCATAGTTAAACGCATGGGACCACCAGTACGAGCCTCTTTCACAAAGCTCTGAGCTTTCTCTGTTGCCTTGTAGATCAATACATGTGCTTGAGTCCCCACTTGCTTAGCCATCGGAGTAGCATGCTTCTCAAACTTGTAATGTACGGTGCTTCACCAAcctataaaaagtaaataaaggttAGGAGTTAGGACTTTAGCCATACAAATTCGGTTTACTTTTGGTTTACTACATATGTGTTTCAAGTTCAGCTATAAAACCATAGATTAAGACGTTTTCACTAAACCTATTAAAATGGtaaatttacttttctttttaaaaaggaaacaatttaAACCCTTTAACAGTTTTTACTTATTTGTTAATTACCGATTAACGGATTatcagaaaaaggaaataaagtcGATGGTTTAATTAAACCATACCTGGTTCGGTCTCAGGAGAGTTGAGTAATTAGAattcaaaaaaggaaaacaattttACTTAAGTCGTTTAATAACTTTCATTACTGATTAGTGGCGTCAGAAAATGGAAAACAACAAGGATTAATTAGAAGCTAAGTTCTTTCAGGCTTAaagtctatatatatgattagaaaCAGAGTGAGTTCCGTGGATATCACATTCTTTgccaaacacaacaacaacaaaaaaatcttagagTCTTGTCTCCGTTCTCTTTGTCTGTGAAATAGAGAAAATATCAGAATGGGTGGATTGAAGAGTAAGATTGATACAGGAAAAAAGATAGAGAGGAAAGATCCACCAGCGGTTGCTTTCTTCAAACGCCGTAAGGGTCTTTACAGCAAAGCCTCTCAGCTTTGTCTTCTCTCAGACGCTCATATTGCGATCATAGCGTCTCCGGTTTCTTCTAATTCACACGCCTCTTTCTACACTTTTGGTCACTCTTCTGTCGATAGTGTTGTTGCAGCTTTCCTCGCCGATCAGACTCCTCTTCGGGATGATGATGAAAggttagggttttggtgggaaGATGAGAATCTCGCCGATTCAGAGAATCTGGAGGATTTGGGTTGCGCGATTGATTAAATGAGGAAGATGTTACACGATCTGAAGGAGTTggaaaagaagcaaagagatcGCGTGGacgtggagaaggagaagggtgTTTTACACGTAACTCATCAGCAACAAACCCTAGATCATCAACCCTGCAGTTCTTCAAGTCTGTGCGTTGAAGTAGATGATGTATATGTGAATGTACAAGGatttcacaacaacaacactaaagAACAACAAGCCCTAGCGGTTTCTGTCTACAACAACAATTTAGTTGGGAGCTTCAGTGAAGAGCTTGATGTTGATGATAAAATCTTTGATTGTGAGACGAAACCTGAATTTTTATGGGAGAATTTGGAGATGGATGATTTAACTGTGAACGTCCAAGGGTTTCAaaacaatattgatgaagaacaaACCCTAGCGAACGACGACGGTTTACTTGGGAGCTTCGATGGGTGCAATCAAGAGTTCGATCTTGatcaattatttgattttgtgacGAAATCCGAAGATCTATGAAAGGATATGGAGATGTATGATGACTGCCTCTATTGATTTGGGATATTGATCGAACTCAAACCGGTCGCTTAGCCATAgcattattttgtttgtatgtttggaATGTCTTTTAACAACTTGGTTTGTCTTGTTTGTATGACATTTTTTTTCGTATCTATCTAACTATATAAAGTTTCATTCATTAGAACTTGAGCAAAATTGCTCCGTAACAAATTGCAAAATCCTTTAAGCTCACATAATAACCACTTTTTGAGTTAAAATAAACATACAGTAGATTAATGAAGTGTGGACTAGCTTTCAATATTACAGTCAATACTTGTTGGCTTTTGCAGTTGCCCGGAGCAAAGTATATTACTCAATtttgacttgtttgttttgtctgtgTCTGCTTTCAAGTTATTTTTCTCAGGTATTGTACTCCCTTTGTTTCCATTTGTTACTGAGAGAACTTGGtacaataacaaacaaactcaaataatAGCTCAAAGACTCATTTACGAATGGGAAAGGAATGCTCATTGGCTTTTTAGTAAAGTTGGTTTGATTCTCCATCTTtgatatgaatataaatttcTGA from Camelina sativa cultivar DH55 chromosome 7, Cs, whole genome shotgun sequence includes the following:
- the LOC104701341 gene encoding uncharacterized protein LOC104701341 (The sequence of the model RefSeq protein was modified relative to this genomic sequence to represent the inferred CDS: added 72 bases not found in genome assembly), which codes for MGFIMEFAENLVLRLMENPEDRDRKAREHIYEMHERCKKIKEMWALPIRPYGFWTFERHNAQLRWDPQISQVAGRRDPYDDLLQDNYTPPSSSSSD